From one Aspergillus fumigatus Af293 chromosome 8, whole genome shotgun sequence genomic stretch:
- a CDS encoding zinc-binding alcohol dehydrogenase family protein, which yields MKEAIVNKEIKVEIKDVAVPKPGPDEVLIKVVVAGTNPKDWKLPSWLPASNNTNTGDDIAGTVEAVGDNVFGFSKGDRAAAFHVMMTLHGAFAEYAIAPSNTVFALPSAVSYEEAATIPLAAFTSAVALFHQLRFPSPWDAEAAQDSNGKRPVIIYGASTAIGAFAIKLAQAANIHPVIAVGSKNSEFVVPFLNPGKGDRIVDYTAYKTSDELAIALKDAIKDAGVEDGRAYDAYDCVSENETYVTLSKVIAGPPDANGRKPRITHVLPVDESAADPSVELVRTSVAHVHKVPLFGTVWSAAFARGLRDGWLTAHPYEVVKGGLGGLEGALRGLKDGTVRAKKMVIRIGETEGVAQ from the exons ATGAAGGAAGCTATCGTCAACAAGGAGATTAAAGTAGAGATCAAGGATGTCGCCGTCCCAAAGCCTGGGCCGGACGAGGTCTTAATCAAAGTCGTCGTTGCAG GAACCAACCCTAAGGACTGGAAACTGCCTAGCTGGCTTCCAGCGAGCAACAACACCAATACAGGCGATGATATCGCCGGCACAGTTGAGGCCGTTGGCGACAAtgtcttcggcttctccaaGGGTGACCGGGCCGCTGCATTCCACGTCATGATGACGCTGCACGGCGCCTTTGCCGAGTATGCCATTGCACCCTCGAATACTGTCTTCGCCCTGCCGTCGGCCGTCTCCTACGAGGAGGCTGCCACCATCCCGCTGGCTGCGTTCACCTCCGCCGTCGCGCTGTTTCATCAGCTCCGGTTTCCGTCGCCGTGGGACGCCGAGGCAGCGCAGGACAGCAACGGGAAGCGGCCTGTTATCATCTACGGCGCGTCCACGGCAATTGGCGCATTTGCCATCAAGCTCGCGCAGGCAGCGAATATTCACCCCGTCATTGCCGTGGGGAGCAAGAACAGCGAGTTTGTCGTGCCGTTTTTGAACCCCGGCAAGGGTGACCGGATCGTGGACTACACGGCATACAAAACGTCTGACGAGCTGGCTATCGCACTGAAGGATGCCATTAAGGACGCTGGTGTCGAGGATGGACGCGCATACGATGCGTACGACTGCGTCTCGGAGAACGAGACGTATGTCACTCTGAGCAAGGTCATTGCCGGGCCTCCAGACGCCAATGGTAGGAAGCCGAGAATCACGCACGTGTTGCCTGTGGATGAGAGCGCAGCGGATCCGAGCGTGGAGCTTGTGAGAACGTCAGTGGCTCACGTACACAAGGTGCCCCTTTTTGGCACGGTCTGGTCGGCTGCCTTCGCCAGGGGGCTGCGAGATGGATGGCTCACCGCGCACCCGTATGAGGTGGTGAAGGGAGGCCTTGGAGGTTTGGAGGGGGCGCTTAGAGGTCTTAAGGACGGCACGGTCAGGGCCAAGAAGATGGTGATCCGGATTGGGGAGACGGAGGGTGTTGCACAGTAG